From Ascaphus truei isolate aAscTru1 chromosome 20, aAscTru1.hap1, whole genome shotgun sequence, one genomic window encodes:
- the LOC142471123 gene encoding olfactory receptor 6J1-like, which produces MCDGENLATVTELQLLGSQRRHSLKTTVFCLSLVSHFVTVHGHLLITALVPSGHQLHSPIYFFLRNLSTSDMIHNTSIVPNMLHVTGRGGGSISVIDNISQFYLYRTLSGEERSLLTVMSYDRYVDICDIRPWILGFLTPWIAVIFIYRYQALFWGSMVTDRYYCDIVPLLNFSIPNTWVVEMETIMAYVPVMLLSYIFIVASYLPVILTVPRIPFSSVTQTFFSPGLSPLTAVSIFYATMIAEFVVPPNKDLL; this is translated from the coding sequence ATGTGTGATGGGGAGAACCTGGCTACAGTCACAGAGCTCCAGCTTCTGGGATCCCAGAGACGTCACAGCCTGAAGACCACTGTCTTCTGCCTGTCCCTTGTGAGTCACTTTGTGACAGTACATGGACATCTCCTGATCACTGCTTTAGTGCCATCGGGGCACCAGCTACACTCTCCCATCTACTTCTTCCTTAGAAATTTGTCCACATCTGACATGATACATAACACAAGTATTGTCCCTAACATGCTACATGtcacagggagaggtggaggCTCCATATCTGTCATTGATAACATCTCACAGTTTTACCTCTACAGAACATTAAGTGGTGAAGAACGCTCTCTTCTTACAGTGATGTCCTATGACCGATATGTGGACATTTGTGATATCAGGCCATGGATTTTAGGATTTTTAACACCATGGATTGCAGTGATTTTCATATACAGGTATCAGGCTCTGTTTTGGGGATCCATGGTAACTGATCGTTACTACTGTGATATTGTACCTCTTCTGAACTTTTCTATCCCAAACACTTGGGTGGTAGAGATGGAAACTATAATGGCATACGTTCCTGTGATGCTCCTTtcatatatattcattgtggcaAGTTATCTACCAGTTATTCTCACCGTCCCTAGGATTCCCTTCTCCTCTGTGACACAGACGTTCTTCTCTCCCGGCCTTTCTCCTCTCACTGCTGTGTCCATATTTTACGCGACAATGATAGCTGAGTTTGTGGTACCACCCAATAAAGATTTATTGTAA